In Malus sylvestris chromosome 15, drMalSylv7.2, whole genome shotgun sequence, a single genomic region encodes these proteins:
- the LOC126602258 gene encoding zinc finger BED domain-containing protein RICESLEEPER 2-like, with product MDGKFFHVRCCAHILNLIVQDGLKEIDGSVTKVRECIKYIKCSEGRKNKFFACVAQVGLAGSKRGLRQDVPTRWNSTYTMLDSAIFYRRAFLNLALVDSNFSSCPSLEEWDKIEKISNFLGYFYEVTCLFSGTNYPASNLFFPKVFKVHYCIQDAMEDCDDFMRRMGRYMNLKFEKYWSEYSLILAIAVILDPCYKLQFVEWGYDKLYGKESRELKDVSDTLFALFGSYMDKFSHLLVSNPVNQTPTQIKVGDKLFKEFDNIYQDGSTSVEKTELHLYLEGKRLDRKQELDIISWWKLEQFRYPVLSRMASDVLTIPISIVASKSAFSISGRVLDQYRSSLLPETVQALLCTIDWLFGKEALEKEGADLEELTEEIFDMSLNENSGQCSSSISLD from the exons ATGGATGGAAAGTTCTTCCATGTTCGTTGCTGTGCTCACATTCTAAACTTGATAGTCCAAGATGGACTAAAGGAAATTGATGGATCAGTGACGAAAGTTCGTGAGTGCATCAAATATATAAAGTGTTCAGAAGGGagaaaaaataagttttttgcTTGCGTTGCACAAGTAGGGTTGGCAGGTAGTAAAAGAGGGTTGAGACAAGATGTGCCTACTAGATGGAATTCGACATATACAATGCTTGATAGTGCCATTTTCTATCGTCGTGCTTTTCTCAATTTGGCACTTGTTGATTCTAATTTTAGTTCATGTCCTTCCTTGGAAGAGTGGGATAAAATAGAGAAGATTTCCAATTTCTTGGGGTATTTTTATGAAGTTACTTGCTTATTTTCCGGAACAAATTACCCTGCATCAAACTTGTTTTTCCCAAAAGTGTTCAAAGTCCATTATTGTATTCAAGATGCCATGGAAGATTGTGATGATTTCATGAGACGGATGGGGAGGTATATGAATCTGAAGTTTGAAAAGTATTGGTCAGAGTATAGTTTGATCCTTGCCATTGCAGTGATACTTGATCCTTGCTATAAATTGCAATTTGTAGAGTGGGGTTATGACAAGCTTTATGGTAAGGAGTCGAGAGAGTTGAAGGATGTTAGTGACACATTGTTTGCACTCTTTGGTAGTTACATGGACAAGTTCTCTCATCTTCTTGTATCCAACCCAGTTAATCAAACTCCTACTCAAATAAAAGTTGGAGACAAACTTTTTAAG GAATTTGATAATATTTATCAAGATGGGTCAACTTCAGTTGAAAAAACTGAATTACATCTATATCTTGAAGGAAAGAGACTCGATAGAAAACAAGAGTTGGATATTATTTCATGGTGGAAACTGGAGCAATTTCGTTATCCCGTACTTTCTCGTATGGCTTCTGATGTGTTAACAATTCCTATCTCAATTGTTGCCTCAAAATCAGCATTTAGTATTAGTGGTAGGGTGCTTGATCAATATCGAAGTTCTTTGTTGCCTGAAACTGTTCAAGCCTTGCTATGTACTATAGATTGGCTTTTTGGCAAAGAAG CTTTAGAGAAAGAGGGTGCTGACTTGGAAGAACTTACTGAAGAAATTTTTGACATGAGCCTTAACGAAAACTCAGGACAATGCTCCAGTAGTATTAGTCTTGATTAA